A DNA window from Aestuariispira ectoiniformans contains the following coding sequences:
- a CDS encoding putative transporter, giving the protein MFHSFFKSRKWALWAYGGGTLLIATIVFQVQLSVVANEWYGRLYNLFQQSGSYKDNPQEGIALFWDTLIGLRYLDTFSTSDLSFVTIALPSTVTSAFLLWFTRIYALRWREAMTFDFLPRWRTVGEEIEGASQRIQEDCQRFANRVEEIGLKVVRAILTLFAFIPILWGFSHQVEVPMLKDVEGSLVWFALLVSIGGLILSWFVGIKLPGLEYNNQKVEAAFRKDLVFAEDNKIDYARPDTMIELFLGIRFNNHRLFLHYTYFDMWVAVYDSFMQVAPYLIMAPSLFTAAIPLGVLVQISNAFQRVHNGFALFLHNWTTITELRSIYKRLHEFEHNLRLHEKPQGDMVLQPSGD; this is encoded by the coding sequence GTGTTTCACAGTTTCTTCAAATCCAGGAAATGGGCGCTTTGGGCCTATGGCGGCGGGACGTTGTTGATTGCCACGATTGTTTTTCAGGTCCAACTCAGTGTTGTGGCAAATGAATGGTATGGACGCCTTTATAATTTGTTCCAACAGTCTGGCAGCTACAAAGATAATCCGCAGGAGGGTATTGCACTTTTCTGGGACACATTGATCGGACTGCGATATCTGGATACGTTTTCCACAAGTGATCTTTCTTTCGTCACCATTGCGCTACCCTCAACGGTCACCAGCGCCTTTCTTCTTTGGTTTACACGGATCTATGCGTTGCGCTGGCGTGAAGCCATGACCTTTGATTTTCTGCCTCGTTGGCGGACGGTGGGCGAAGAGATTGAAGGCGCGTCGCAGCGTATCCAGGAGGATTGCCAGAGATTTGCGAACAGGGTTGAAGAGATCGGTCTTAAGGTTGTCCGTGCCATATTGACCCTGTTTGCCTTTATTCCCATCCTTTGGGGCTTCAGCCATCAGGTTGAAGTCCCGATGTTGAAAGACGTTGAGGGATCGCTGGTTTGGTTTGCTCTTCTGGTCTCTATTGGAGGGTTGATCCTCTCATGGTTCGTTGGGATCAAGCTTCCGGGCCTGGAATACAACAATCAGAAAGTCGAAGCGGCCTTCCGTAAAGACCTGGTTTTTGCTGAGGATAATAAAATCGACTATGCGCGTCCGGACACGATGATCGAACTGTTTCTAGGCATTCGTTTCAATAATCATCGCTTGTTTTTGCACTACACCTATTTTGACATGTGGGTGGCGGTCTATGACTCCTTTATGCAGGTGGCGCCTTATCTGATCATGGCCCCCAGCCTTTTCACCGCAGCGATCCCGCTGGGCGTTTTGGTGCAGATTTCAAATGCCTTTCAGCGGGTTCACAACGGCTTTGCGCTGTTCCTGCATAACTGGACAACCATTACCGAATTGCGCAGTATCTACAAACGGTTGCACGAATTCGAACATAACCTGAGATTGCATGAAAAGCCTCAGGGGGACATGGTGCTGCAGCCCAGTGGCGACTAA
- the ppa gene encoding inorganic diphosphatase has translation MDVTKIPAGKNAPEDINVVIEVPLGVPIKYELDKDSGAVFVDRFIATPMFYPANYGFVPQTLSDDGDPVDVLVVGQHPLQPGCVIRSRPVGVLIMEDEAGQDEKIVAVPHEKMTPFYNDIQEATDLPEILLNQIKHFFEHYKDLEKGKWVKVKEWAPAAEARRLLQEGVDRTNG, from the coding sequence ATGGACGTCACCAAGATTCCCGCCGGTAAAAATGCACCGGAAGATATCAACGTCGTTATCGAAGTCCCGTTGGGCGTGCCGATCAAATACGAGCTGGACAAGGATTCCGGCGCTGTTTTCGTTGACCGCTTCATCGCAACGCCGATGTTCTATCCTGCCAACTACGGCTTCGTGCCGCAGACGCTGTCCGACGACGGTGATCCGGTCGACGTTCTGGTGGTGGGCCAGCATCCGCTGCAGCCGGGTTGCGTGATCCGCAGCCGTCCGGTCGGCGTGCTGATCATGGAAGACGAAGCCGGCCAGGACGAGAAAATCGTCGCCGTGCCCCATGAGAAAATGACCCCGTTTTACAACGATATCCAGGAAGCCACCGACCTTCCGGAAATCCTGCTGAACCAGATCAAGCATTTCTTCGAGCATTACAAGGATCTGGAAAAAGGCAAATGGGTGAAGGTCAAGGAATGGGCCCCGGCTGCGGAAGCCCGCCGCCTGCTTCAGGAAGGCGTTGACCGCACAAACGGCTAA
- a CDS encoding O-acetyl-ADP-ribose deacetylase: MTGRDLDLQVHQGDITRLQVDAIVNAANESLLGGGGVDGAIHRAAGPELLAECRTLNGCPTGEAKITKGYKLPAKYVIHTVGPIWHGGHQGEPELLASCYRNSLALAADNGVKSIAFPAISCGVYGYPLEQAIKIAHHEVLDYLNHHKLPETVIFCCFDGNSAQAYRDYIGL; encoded by the coding sequence ATGACCGGCCGCGATCTCGATCTACAGGTTCACCAGGGTGACATCACCCGGCTTCAGGTGGATGCCATCGTGAATGCGGCCAATGAAAGCCTGCTTGGCGGGGGTGGCGTCGACGGCGCCATCCACCGCGCGGCAGGGCCCGAGCTTCTCGCCGAATGCCGAACCTTGAACGGCTGCCCGACCGGCGAGGCCAAGATCACCAAGGGCTACAAGCTTCCCGCGAAATATGTGATCCACACGGTCGGCCCCATCTGGCATGGCGGCCATCAGGGGGAGCCGGAGCTGCTCGCCAGTTGTTACCGCAACAGCCTGGCATTGGCCGCGGACAACGGCGTCAAATCCATTGCCTTCCCGGCCATTTCCTGCGGCGTCTACGGCTATCCGCTGGAACAGGCCATCAAGATTGCCCATCACGAAGTGCTTGATTACCTCAACCATCACAAACTGCCGGAGACGGTGATTTTCTGCTGTTTCGACGGCAATTCCGCCCAGGCCTATCGCGACTATATCGGGTTATAA
- a CDS encoding SelT/SelW/SelH family protein, with protein sequence MTKPRIEIEYCTQCRWLLRAGWTAQELLTTFQDELGAVTLIPGTGGIFEVRIVDGPLIWSRKQEDRFPELKELKQRLRDVIVPERDLGHSDRKSEN encoded by the coding sequence ATGACCAAGCCCCGCATCGAAATCGAATATTGCACCCAATGCCGCTGGCTGCTACGCGCCGGTTGGACGGCGCAGGAATTGCTGACCACCTTCCAGGACGAATTAGGCGCGGTCACGCTGATCCCCGGCACAGGCGGTATTTTCGAAGTGCGCATCGTCGACGGCCCGCTGATCTGGTCCCGCAAACAGGAAGACCGCTTTCCCGAACTCAAGGAGTTGAAACAACGCCTCCGCGATGTGATCGTGCCGGAACGGGACCTGGGGCATTCGGACCGGAAGTCGGAAAACTAA
- a CDS encoding DUF2244 domain-containing protein encodes MTIETLAEGKASPFLDVTLRPYRSLPPEGFMFLMFAIGGTGFLIGFAFFLMGAWPVAGFCGLEFLLVYIAFRLNYRAARLIEHLRLSDDGLTITRITPKGEVTITHLEPNWLTVTLDRVDDEIRQINLRSHGKTLNIGRFLTGEELEDLANRLTTALHAYRSSPLPG; translated from the coding sequence ATGACGATTGAAACGCTGGCGGAGGGCAAGGCCTCCCCCTTCCTGGACGTGACGTTGCGCCCCTATCGCAGCCTGCCGCCGGAAGGTTTTATGTTCCTGATGTTTGCCATCGGCGGCACCGGTTTCCTGATCGGTTTCGCCTTTTTCCTCATGGGCGCATGGCCGGTGGCGGGGTTCTGCGGGTTGGAATTCCTGCTGGTCTATATCGCCTTTCGCCTGAACTATCGCGCCGCGCGCCTGATCGAACATCTTCGGCTGTCCGATGACGGGCTGACCATCACCCGGATCACCCCCAAGGGCGAGGTCACCATCACCCATCTGGAGCCGAACTGGCTCACCGTCACGTTGGACCGGGTCGATGACGAAATCCGCCAGATCAACCTGCGCAGCCACGGCAAGACACTTAACATCGGGCGGTTCCTGACCGGTGAGGAACTGGAAGACCTGGCCAACCGCCTGACGACCGCCCTCCATGCCTATCGCAGCAGCCCGCTGCCCGGCTAA
- the nth gene encoding endonuclease III — MKKADVDEFFRRLAERDPEPKGELNYTNPYTLLVAVALSAQATDVGVNKATEKLFRIVSTPQDMLALGEAGLKDHIKTIGLYNSKAKNVMKMAELLVRDYGGEVPQDRVELEKLPGVGRKTANVVLNIAFGQPTIAVDTHLFRVSNRTGLAPGKTPLEVEKKLEKKIPKHWKLHAHHWLILHGRYICKARKPDCSICPVEDLCKFKGKTV; from the coding sequence ATGAAAAAGGCGGATGTCGACGAGTTCTTTCGTCGTCTGGCGGAACGCGACCCGGAACCGAAGGGGGAGTTGAACTATACCAACCCCTATACCCTGCTGGTGGCCGTCGCGCTGTCCGCCCAGGCGACCGATGTGGGGGTGAACAAGGCAACCGAGAAGCTGTTCCGGATCGTCTCCACCCCACAGGATATGCTGGCCCTGGGTGAGGCGGGGCTGAAGGATCACATCAAGACCATCGGCCTGTATAATTCAAAGGCCAAAAATGTGATGAAAATGGCGGAGCTTCTGGTCCGCGATTATGGCGGCGAGGTGCCTCAGGACCGGGTGGAACTGGAAAAGCTGCCCGGTGTCGGGCGCAAGACCGCCAATGTGGTGCTGAACATCGCCTTCGGCCAGCCGACGATTGCTGTCGACACCCATTTGTTCCGGGTCAGTAACAGAACCGGCCTCGCCCCCGGCAAAACGCCGCTGGAGGTGGAAAAGAAGCTGGAGAAGAAAATCCCCAAACACTGGAAGCTTCATGCCCATCACTGGCTGATCCTGCACGGCCGCTATATCTGCAAGGCCCGCAAACCCGACTGCAGCATCTGCCCGGTTGAAGACCTATGCAAGTTCAAGGGCAAGACGGTTTAG